From Methanophagales archaeon, a single genomic window includes:
- a CDS encoding DUF5320 family protein, whose product MKVCVTAMGKDLDAEVDPRFGRCQYFIFVDTDTMAFDAVENTAIAAPGGAGIQAAQTVVNKGVDVLISGNIGPNAFQVLSTAGVKVATGAYGTVREAIEMYKSGKLNVSGGSTVGAHAGMGMGMGMGGGRGMGRGIGQSMVMPQGEKAEKESLEGLEEMVNKLENELKEVKKRIEELKRR is encoded by the coding sequence ATGAAGGTATGCGTAACTGCAATGGGAAAGGACCTGGATGCAGAGGTGGATCCAAGGTTCGGGCGATGCCAGTATTTTATATTCGTTGACACAGATACAATGGCGTTCGATGCTGTGGAGAACACCGCTATAGCAGCACCAGGTGGAGCAGGAATTCAAGCTGCACAGACCGTTGTGAATAAAGGCGTAGATGTACTCATCTCGGGCAACATCGGTCCTAATGCCTTCCAGGTGCTCTCTACCGCGGGTGTAAAGGTCGCAACAGGCGCGTATGGCACTGTAAGAGAAGCAATAGAGATGTATAAAAGTGGTAAATTGAACGTGAGCGGAGGTTCTACAGTTGGTGCTCATGCCGGTATGGGTATGGGCATGGGTATGGGTGGAGGTCGCGGTATGGGACGAGGCATAGGGCAAAGCATGGTTATGCCACAGGGAGAAAAAGCTGAAAAAGAGAGTCTCGAAGGACTCGAGGAGATGGTAAATAAACTGGAGAACGAATTAAAGGAAGTGAAGAAGCGTATAGAGGAGCTCAAGCGGAGGTGA
- a CDS encoding 4Fe-4S dicluster domain-containing protein, with translation MIWLWKAFVDEHLCVGCGKCTRVCWTGAIRLADVDKKARVDFRRCVCCTACVRTCPAGAVHIVPYPIGNLEFEELSARLNIIERQLKDLTRSIEHL, from the coding sequence ATGATTTGGTTATGGAAGGCTTTTGTTGATGAGCATTTATGTGTGGGCTGTGGCAAGTGCACCAGAGTCTGCTGGACTGGTGCGATCAGGCTTGCGGATGTGGATAAGAAAGCCAGAGTTGATTTCAGACGCTGTGTCTGCTGTACCGCATGTGTGAGGACATGTCCAGCAGGTGCTGTACATATAGTGCCATATCCAATCGGGAATTTGGAATTTGAGGAGTTAAGTGCTCGTTTAAATATAATAGAGAGGCAGCTTAAAGACTTAACGAGGAGCATTGAGCATTTATAG
- a CDS encoding metal-dependent transcriptional regulator, translated as MPVMLSRKAEDYLEAILNISLQEGKGYARVKEIARVLNVKPSSVVEMARRLNGMGLVNYKKYEGITLTPKGKKIAKVVKDRHETIRAFLEIIKVPPRIANKDACIMEHELEPETIEQLRSFVRFVRSAPDYPQWLQHFETFCKTGRHPCEGVDKGITMLLNEG; from the coding sequence TTGAGCAGGAAAGCGGAGGATTATCTTGAAGCGATTTTGAACATCTCCTTGCAGGAAGGGAAGGGATATGCAAGGGTGAAAGAGATAGCCAGAGTATTAAATGTGAAACCATCCAGTGTTGTGGAGATGGCAAGGAGGCTAAACGGGATGGGGCTTGTCAATTACAAGAAGTATGAGGGTATAACCCTGACGCCAAAGGGTAAGAAGATAGCAAAAGTGGTGAAGGACCGACATGAAACTATACGTGCTTTTCTCGAGATAATAAAAGTACCACCGCGGATAGCGAATAAGGATGCATGCATAATGGAGCATGAACTGGAGCCCGAGACGATAGAGCAGTTGAGGAGCTTCGTTCGCTTCGTTCGCTCCGCTCCCGACTATCCACAGTGGCTACAGCACTTTGAAACATTCTGTAAGACCGGGAGACATCCCTGTGAGGGTGTTGATAAAGGCATCACTATGCTGCTAAATGAGGGGTAA
- a CDS encoding Mrp/NBP35 family ATP-binding protein — protein sequence MAEEREEGKRSVAEQERAVQAMMEKVKHKVMVMSGKGGVGKTTVAANLAFALGMKGLDVGLMDADIHGPDIPKILGIEDKRPGASGDKILPILVTPRLKAMSIGFLLPDRDSAIIWRGPMKMNAIRQFLSDVDWGELDYLVIDLPPGTGDEPLSVAQLIKNVDGTIIVTTPQDLALLDSRKAVNFSRVLKLPVIGIIENMSGFVCPYCGKEINIFKYGGGEQSARELGVTFLGRVPIDPGMVIAADNGTPFVLQKDSKVREAFEHIVEKVREIVEKKR from the coding sequence TAAGGTAATGGTGATGAGTGGAAAGGGTGGAGTGGGGAAGACGACAGTGGCAGCGAATCTCGCGTTCGCTCTCGGAATGAAAGGTCTGGACGTGGGTCTAATGGATGCAGACATACATGGACCTGATATACCAAAGATACTGGGGATAGAAGATAAGCGACCGGGGGCATCGGGCGATAAAATACTCCCGATATTGGTCACGCCACGTTTGAAAGCGATGTCCATCGGCTTTCTCCTCCCTGACAGGGATTCCGCTATTATATGGCGGGGGCCGATGAAGATGAATGCGATAAGGCAATTCCTCTCAGATGTGGACTGGGGTGAACTTGACTATCTCGTCATAGACCTCCCGCCGGGCACAGGTGATGAGCCACTGAGTGTTGCACAATTGATAAAGAATGTGGATGGCACGATAATAGTAACAACACCACAAGACCTCGCACTGCTCGATTCGAGGAAGGCAGTGAACTTCTCCAGGGTGCTTAAATTGCCTGTTATAGGCATAATAGAGAACATGAGTGGATTTGTCTGCCCCTATTGTGGCAAAGAGATAAATATCTTCAAATATGGCGGTGGTGAGCAGTCGGCGCGTGAACTTGGCGTTACTTTCCTTGGTAGGGTACCTATTGATCCCGGGATGGTGATAGCTGCGGATAACGGAACCCCGTTCGTATTGCAGAAGGACTCTAAGGTGCGTGAGGCATTCGAGCATATAGTGGAGAAGGTGCGTGAGATAGTGGAGAAGAAGAGATAA
- a CDS encoding DUF5320 domain-containing protein produces MAFGWYGRGGYRWRNMYYLTGLPGWMRFGFSPGWIGRSPTGLPPTAQYLMQSGQLPQFSSWIQQQMPVAGMGMGIGMGTMPGMTREQEISMLENQAKMLSEQLEQIKKRLDELKK; encoded by the coding sequence ATGGCGTTCGGGTGGTATGGAAGAGGAGGATACCGCTGGAGAAACATGTATTACCTCACGGGCTTGCCAGGCTGGATGAGGTTCGGGTTCTCTCCAGGCTGGATAGGTAGAAGCCCAACCGGATTGCCACCGACAGCGCAGTATCTCATGCAGAGCGGACAGTTGCCTCAGTTCAGTTCATGGATACAGCAGCAGATGCCGGTAGCAGGTATGGGTATGGGCATTGGCATGGGTACAATGCCCGGCATGACAAGGGAGCAGGAGATTTCGATGCTGGAGAATCAGGCGAAGATGCTCAGTGAGCAGTTGGAGCAGATAAAGAAGAGACTGGATGAATTGAAGAAATGA
- a CDS encoding NifB/NifX family molybdenum-iron cluster-binding protein produces MKIAVPVIGTQGLDAPVSEHFGRAPAFTIVDMSTKEVKVVPNSGEHFGGVKVAPEILAEEGVEVVLCSGLGPKAINMFEQFGIEVYVGASGTVRDTIRAFQAGLLHEASDKDACMMHRH; encoded by the coding sequence ATGAAGATTGCCGTTCCCGTAATCGGAACGCAGGGGTTGGACGCCCCTGTGAGTGAGCATTTTGGTAGAGCGCCCGCTTTCACCATAGTGGATATGAGCACGAAGGAAGTGAAGGTGGTCCCGAACTCGGGTGAGCATTTCGGTGGTGTTAAAGTAGCACCAGAAATCTTAGCAGAGGAAGGTGTGGAGGTAGTACTCTGCTCAGGATTAGGACCGAAGGCAATAAACATGTTTGAGCAGTTTGGTATAGAGGTCTATGTGGGTGCGAGTGGAACAGTAAGAGATACAATAAGAGCATTTCAGGCTGGTTTGCTTCACGAAGCTTCGGATAAAGACGCATGTATGATGCACAGGCATTGA